A region of Anticarsia gemmatalis isolate Benzon Research Colony breed Stoneville strain chromosome 18, ilAntGemm2 primary, whole genome shotgun sequence DNA encodes the following proteins:
- the kibra gene encoding WW and C2 domain containing protein kibra isoform X1 has protein sequence MCPLRRALTMWSQPPPPEPEPETPAIRGRAHTWCRGCFGSRQLARMVRQPPEYGVRVEPTSARPPGLRVRDEPQYQNIDEMRKRPEYANLDEISREFGYRLCPEGQNLEDEAIYENILSVRQIRSAEVRLVPVSEVAYYEGQGYVATQVLSRNGTFPQCPPHTWSRLQQACRLNGSLRLFTAKKEMYDVKKQRLCLAQDEYKHLNNALSTLAASRTSLCSSTTSMTTTSTTSRHDPELLRSEVTQARGRVAQLRKELRQARAEVASARRGVDTLTEVEQKISAQQGCYNITEAQAIMTELKNIQKSLTSGEKERADLMQSLAKLKDDLTRLQLGDASPDLSTLSLPQEKLSTASQTDLCADLVPIGTRLAEMARVRLQYDEARKRIQQIQQQLADLEDKVQPGQAESDKDRLLLFQEKEQLLRELRSITPRTRSKQEMSDIEIECKRLEQDLKSAFEMSSKCITDRLRLHEEKRLLLQQLKDALTSMTTLEGQLKTLSASTLSVSSSSSLGSLSTASSKGSLSSGISFTDIYGGPQIAASFQADKPIDMVDLHRRVERLLRGTSYNADSVTPGASSSPSQPSLSPRSSLSSASPPPPPPSYNQVERQRRQQRELEEKLAEMRIGVATGLNEVTGLATIPVQLQGPGRPCEPLSPISETPPPPSPRTPSSSGTNTRSVSAAVSDESVAGDSGVFEAAQAANDPNNAVNSAQIEIKLRYCPDESVLEIGIVRARNLHALFIDIGTEVGVRCALVVGGGCGVAWSSDTVAWRGGAVLWRHARRAPLPDARHLRAATLQVNLVAHHECLGCAQVSLADFEPDSVSQKWYNILSFRCMRRDESSDESTVISSQTSTLTRNRGPESMTGAECNVDCAENSASEDEESREPLNQIVEEDSFEDYIPEEDIALEEEFLHPTTAEKETNTECNFCPEGARQLHRRKSEQANALSEPLATIKRSQTFSPQPQSFAKAQYICRLNRSESDSSMAAYRRVTSQPPPSGIPFDRSVRERRSLRWGRSCGAVQAAGAAGRGAWTRPRTSLDLALDLRAQHTRLHDLRTEIANLTHLKKRLEEACSRGDPGVAAWVAEDATLRRLVGGAGVGERAARLLARTARNIYRLRRSRQPARKPDLVTFKEKMAFFTRTKPTIPVLPGEEGDDILSEDDWEDELEERRTPDGRSSKTSYELRREGQANVVECKNPCLEEPKDDTKTEEVRYEIVVDRVLGVQV, from the exons ATGTGTCCGTTGCGGCGAGCGCTCACTATGTGGTCCCAGCCGCCTCCCCCTGAGCCCGAGCCCGAAACGCCGGCGATCCGCGGGCGCGCGCACACCTGGTGCCGCGGTTGTTTCGGCAGTCGCCAACTCGCGCGCATGGTCCGCCAGCCGCCCGAGTACGGCGTGCGCGTCGAGCCCACGTCCGCGCGCCCTCCTGGCCTGCGCGTGCGCGATGAGCCGCAGTACCAGAACATCGACGAGATGCGCAAGCGCCCCGAGTACGCTAACCTCGACGAGATCAGCCGCGAGTTCGGCTACCGGCTCTGTCCCGAAGGTCAGAACCTAGAGGACGAGGCCATCTACGAGAACATACTGTCAGTGCGTCAGATACGTTCCGCGGAAGTGCGTTTAGTGCCGGTGTCCGAAGTGGCTTACTACGAAGGTCAAGGTTACGTGGCCACGCAGGTGCTCAGCAGGAACGGAACCTTCCCGCAGTGTCCGCCGCATACCTGGAGTCGGCTGCAGCAAGCCTGCAGGCTCAATGGATCGTTACGTCTTTTCACC GCGAAGAAAGAGATGTACGATGTGAAGAAGCAGAGGCTGTGTTTGGCGCAGGATGAGTACAAGCATTTGAACAATGCGCTCTCCACCCTCGCCGCCTCTAGGACTAGTT TGTGTTCATCAACGACGTCAATGACAACGACGTCGACGACGTCACGACATGACCCGGAGCTACTCCGGTCGGAGGTGACGCAAGCCCGGGGCCGAGTGGCCCAGCTGAGGAAAGAGCTGAGGCAGGCCAGGGCGGAGGTCGCCAGTGCTAGGCGAGGAGTTGACACGCTCACTGA AGTGGAGCAAAAAATAAGCGCTCAACAAGGCTGTTACAACATCACCGAAGCTCAAGCAATCATGactgaattgaaaaatattcagaaatcGCTCACGTCTGGTGAGAAAGAGAGAGCAGATCTTATGCAATCACTCGCTAAATTAAAAGATGATTTGACGAGACTGCAACTAGGAGACGCGTCTCCAGACCTTTCCACCTTATCCCTTCCTCAAGAGAAGCTCAGTACAGCGTCACAAACCGACTTATGTGCTGACTTAGTACCTATTGGTACAAGACTAGCTGAAATGGCGCGGGTACGCCTTCAGTACGATGAAGCGAGAAAGAGGATACAACAAATTCAACAACAACTAGCTGATCTTGAAGACAAAGTGCAACCAGGTCAGGCGGAATCAGACAAGGATAGACTACTACTATTCCAGGAGAAAGAACAGTTGCTTAGAGAATTGAGGAGTATTACTCCAAGAACAAGATCTAAGCAAGAAATGAGTGATATCGAGATTGAGTGTAAGAGATTAGAGCAGGACTTGAAGAGTGCCTTTGAGATGTCCAGTAAATGTATAACTGATCGTTTGAGATTACACGAAGAGAAGCGACTGTTACTGCAGCAGTTGAAAGATGCTTTAACATCAATGACGACGTTAGAAGGGCAGTTGAAGACGTTGTCTGCTAGTACATTGTCTGTGTCGAGTAGTTCGAGTCTAGGGTCTCTTTCTACCGCGAGTAGTAAAGGCTCTTTGAGTTCAGGTATTAGTTTTACTGATATCTATGGAGGTCCGCAGATAGCTGCGTCGTTCCAAGCGGATAAACCTATTGATATGGTGGATTTACATCGAAGAGTTGAAAG GTTACTCCGCGGCACGAGTTACAACGCTGACAGTGTCACCCCCGGCGCCAGCAGTTCTCCCTCACAGCCTTCCTTATCACCGAGGAGTAGTCTGTCATCTGCCagtccgccgccgccgccaccttCTTATAATCAg GTGGAAAGACAAAGGCGGCAACAGAGAGAATTGGAGGAGAAACTAGCTGAAATGAGGATAGGTGTCGCCACTGGACTTAATGAAGTCACAGGACTTGCTACGA TTCCAGTACAACTGCAAGGCCCCGGTCGGCCGTGCGAGCCTCTATCACCAATATCGGAGACGCCCCCACCGCCATCGCCGAGAACTCCCTCTTCTAGTG GTACAAACACTAGATCAGTGTCAGCGGCAGTGAGCGACGAGTCGGTGGCGGGCGACTCCGGCGTGTTCGAGGCGGCGCAAGCGGCCAACGATCCTAACAACGctg tgaaCAGTGCACAAATTGAGATCAAATTGCGCTACTGTCCGGACGAGAGCGTGTTGGAGATCGGTATCGTACGCGCTCGCAACCTGCACGCCTTGTTCATTGATATTGGCACTGAAGT TGGTGTCCGCTGCGCGCTGGTGGTGGGCGGCGGGTGCGGCGTGGCGTGGAGCAGCGACACGGTGGCGTGGCGCGGCGGCGCCGTGCTGTGGCGCCACGCGCGCCGCGCACCTCTGCCTGACGCCAGGCACCTGCGAGCTGCCACGCTGCAGGTCAACCTGGTCGCGCACCATGAGTGTCTC GGTTGTGCCCAAGTGAGTCTAGCGGACTTCGAGCCGGACTCCGTATCTCAAAAGTGGTACAACATCCTCAGTTTCCGGTGTATGAGGAGGGATGAAAGCTCAGATGAGAGTACTGTCATATCGTCGCAGACCTCCACACTCACTAGGAATAGAG GTCCAGAAAGTATGACAGGCGCAGAGTGTAATGTAGATTGTGCAGAGAATTCAGCGTCGGAAGACGAAGAGTCCAGAGAACCACTTAATCAG ATAGTGGAAGAGGATTCGTTCGAGGACTACATTCCCGAGGAGGACATAGCACTGGAGGAGGAGTTCTTACACCCCACCACCGCGGAGAAGGAGACCAATACCGAGTGCAACTTCTGTCCTGAAGGCGCGAGGCAATTACATAGAAG aaaaagtGAACAGGCGAACGCTCTGTCGGAGCCGCTGGCCACCATCAAGCGCTCGCAAACGTTCTCTCCACAACCGCAGAGCTTCGCCAAAGCACAGTATATATGCAG ACTGAATCGTTCGGAGTCGGACTCATCAATGGCGGCGTATCgtcgtgtgacgtcacaaccgCCGCCCTCCGGCATACCATTCGACAGGAGCGTGCGCGAACGCCGATCACTTAG ATGGGGTCGTTCGTGCGGCGCGGTGCAGGCGGCGGGCGCTGCTGGCCGCGGCGCCTGGACGCGGCCGCGCACGTCGCTGGACCTGGCGCTGGACCTGCGCGCGCAGCACACGCGCCTGCACGACCTGCGCACTGAGATCGCCAACCTCACACATCTCAAGAAGAG ATTGGAGGAGGCGTGTTCCCGCGGCGACCCGGGCGTGGCGGCGTGGGTGGCGGAGGACGCCACGCTGCGGCGCCTCgtgggcggcgcgggcgtggGCGAGCGAGCCGCCAGGCTGCTGGCGCGTACTGCCAGGAACATCTACCGCCTGCGCCGGAGCCGCCAGCCCGCCAGGAAGCCAGACCTCGTCACTTTCAA GGAAAAGATGGCCTTCTTCACTCGCACCAAACCCACCATCCCAGTCCTACCCGGGGAGGAGGGAGACGACATCCTCTCAGAAGACGACTGGGAGGACGAGCTCGAAGAACGGAGGACCCCCGACGGTAGGTCCTCTAAGACCTCTTACGAACTCCGGCGAGAGGGCCAGGCTAACGTGGTGGAGTGCAAGAACCCTTGCTTGGAGGAACCCAAGGACGACACTAAGACTGAAGAAGTAAGGTATGAGATTGTTGTTGATAGAGTACTCGGTGTACAAGTTTGA
- the kibra gene encoding WW and C2 domain containing protein kibra isoform X2, giving the protein MPRRRNGEIPLPDGWDYARDFDGKLYFIDHNSRKTTWIDPRDRYTKPQTFADCIGNELPLGWEEAYDPQIGRYYINHVNQVTQLEDPRLEWLSIQEAMLREYLHTAQEALEAKKEMYDVKKQRLCLAQDEYKHLNNALSTLAASRTSLCSSTTSMTTTSTTSRHDPELLRSEVTQARGRVAQLRKELRQARAEVASARRGVDTLTEVEQKISAQQGCYNITEAQAIMTELKNIQKSLTSGEKERADLMQSLAKLKDDLTRLQLGDASPDLSTLSLPQEKLSTASQTDLCADLVPIGTRLAEMARVRLQYDEARKRIQQIQQQLADLEDKVQPGQAESDKDRLLLFQEKEQLLRELRSITPRTRSKQEMSDIEIECKRLEQDLKSAFEMSSKCITDRLRLHEEKRLLLQQLKDALTSMTTLEGQLKTLSASTLSVSSSSSLGSLSTASSKGSLSSGISFTDIYGGPQIAASFQADKPIDMVDLHRRVERLLRGTSYNADSVTPGASSSPSQPSLSPRSSLSSASPPPPPPSYNQVERQRRQQRELEEKLAEMRIGVATGLNEVTGLATIPVQLQGPGRPCEPLSPISETPPPPSPRTPSSSGTNTRSVSAAVSDESVAGDSGVFEAAQAANDPNNAVNSAQIEIKLRYCPDESVLEIGIVRARNLHALFIDIGTEVGVRCALVVGGGCGVAWSSDTVAWRGGAVLWRHARRAPLPDARHLRAATLQVNLVAHHECLGCAQVSLADFEPDSVSQKWYNILSFRCMRRDESSDESTVISSQTSTLTRNRGPESMTGAECNVDCAENSASEDEESREPLNQIVEEDSFEDYIPEEDIALEEEFLHPTTAEKETNTECNFCPEGARQLHRRKSEQANALSEPLATIKRSQTFSPQPQSFAKAQYICRLNRSESDSSMAAYRRVTSQPPPSGIPFDRSVRERRSLRWGRSCGAVQAAGAAGRGAWTRPRTSLDLALDLRAQHTRLHDLRTEIANLTHLKKRLEEACSRGDPGVAAWVAEDATLRRLVGGAGVGERAARLLARTARNIYRLRRSRQPARKPDLVTFKEKMAFFTRTKPTIPVLPGEEGDDILSEDDWEDELEERRTPDGRSSKTSYELRREGQANVVECKNPCLEEPKDDTKTEEVRYEIVVDRVLGVQV; this is encoded by the exons GCGAAGAAAGAGATGTACGATGTGAAGAAGCAGAGGCTGTGTTTGGCGCAGGATGAGTACAAGCATTTGAACAATGCGCTCTCCACCCTCGCCGCCTCTAGGACTAGTT TGTGTTCATCAACGACGTCAATGACAACGACGTCGACGACGTCACGACATGACCCGGAGCTACTCCGGTCGGAGGTGACGCAAGCCCGGGGCCGAGTGGCCCAGCTGAGGAAAGAGCTGAGGCAGGCCAGGGCGGAGGTCGCCAGTGCTAGGCGAGGAGTTGACACGCTCACTGA AGTGGAGCAAAAAATAAGCGCTCAACAAGGCTGTTACAACATCACCGAAGCTCAAGCAATCATGactgaattgaaaaatattcagaaatcGCTCACGTCTGGTGAGAAAGAGAGAGCAGATCTTATGCAATCACTCGCTAAATTAAAAGATGATTTGACGAGACTGCAACTAGGAGACGCGTCTCCAGACCTTTCCACCTTATCCCTTCCTCAAGAGAAGCTCAGTACAGCGTCACAAACCGACTTATGTGCTGACTTAGTACCTATTGGTACAAGACTAGCTGAAATGGCGCGGGTACGCCTTCAGTACGATGAAGCGAGAAAGAGGATACAACAAATTCAACAACAACTAGCTGATCTTGAAGACAAAGTGCAACCAGGTCAGGCGGAATCAGACAAGGATAGACTACTACTATTCCAGGAGAAAGAACAGTTGCTTAGAGAATTGAGGAGTATTACTCCAAGAACAAGATCTAAGCAAGAAATGAGTGATATCGAGATTGAGTGTAAGAGATTAGAGCAGGACTTGAAGAGTGCCTTTGAGATGTCCAGTAAATGTATAACTGATCGTTTGAGATTACACGAAGAGAAGCGACTGTTACTGCAGCAGTTGAAAGATGCTTTAACATCAATGACGACGTTAGAAGGGCAGTTGAAGACGTTGTCTGCTAGTACATTGTCTGTGTCGAGTAGTTCGAGTCTAGGGTCTCTTTCTACCGCGAGTAGTAAAGGCTCTTTGAGTTCAGGTATTAGTTTTACTGATATCTATGGAGGTCCGCAGATAGCTGCGTCGTTCCAAGCGGATAAACCTATTGATATGGTGGATTTACATCGAAGAGTTGAAAG GTTACTCCGCGGCACGAGTTACAACGCTGACAGTGTCACCCCCGGCGCCAGCAGTTCTCCCTCACAGCCTTCCTTATCACCGAGGAGTAGTCTGTCATCTGCCagtccgccgccgccgccaccttCTTATAATCAg GTGGAAAGACAAAGGCGGCAACAGAGAGAATTGGAGGAGAAACTAGCTGAAATGAGGATAGGTGTCGCCACTGGACTTAATGAAGTCACAGGACTTGCTACGA TTCCAGTACAACTGCAAGGCCCCGGTCGGCCGTGCGAGCCTCTATCACCAATATCGGAGACGCCCCCACCGCCATCGCCGAGAACTCCCTCTTCTAGTG GTACAAACACTAGATCAGTGTCAGCGGCAGTGAGCGACGAGTCGGTGGCGGGCGACTCCGGCGTGTTCGAGGCGGCGCAAGCGGCCAACGATCCTAACAACGctg tgaaCAGTGCACAAATTGAGATCAAATTGCGCTACTGTCCGGACGAGAGCGTGTTGGAGATCGGTATCGTACGCGCTCGCAACCTGCACGCCTTGTTCATTGATATTGGCACTGAAGT TGGTGTCCGCTGCGCGCTGGTGGTGGGCGGCGGGTGCGGCGTGGCGTGGAGCAGCGACACGGTGGCGTGGCGCGGCGGCGCCGTGCTGTGGCGCCACGCGCGCCGCGCACCTCTGCCTGACGCCAGGCACCTGCGAGCTGCCACGCTGCAGGTCAACCTGGTCGCGCACCATGAGTGTCTC GGTTGTGCCCAAGTGAGTCTAGCGGACTTCGAGCCGGACTCCGTATCTCAAAAGTGGTACAACATCCTCAGTTTCCGGTGTATGAGGAGGGATGAAAGCTCAGATGAGAGTACTGTCATATCGTCGCAGACCTCCACACTCACTAGGAATAGAG GTCCAGAAAGTATGACAGGCGCAGAGTGTAATGTAGATTGTGCAGAGAATTCAGCGTCGGAAGACGAAGAGTCCAGAGAACCACTTAATCAG ATAGTGGAAGAGGATTCGTTCGAGGACTACATTCCCGAGGAGGACATAGCACTGGAGGAGGAGTTCTTACACCCCACCACCGCGGAGAAGGAGACCAATACCGAGTGCAACTTCTGTCCTGAAGGCGCGAGGCAATTACATAGAAG aaaaagtGAACAGGCGAACGCTCTGTCGGAGCCGCTGGCCACCATCAAGCGCTCGCAAACGTTCTCTCCACAACCGCAGAGCTTCGCCAAAGCACAGTATATATGCAG ACTGAATCGTTCGGAGTCGGACTCATCAATGGCGGCGTATCgtcgtgtgacgtcacaaccgCCGCCCTCCGGCATACCATTCGACAGGAGCGTGCGCGAACGCCGATCACTTAG ATGGGGTCGTTCGTGCGGCGCGGTGCAGGCGGCGGGCGCTGCTGGCCGCGGCGCCTGGACGCGGCCGCGCACGTCGCTGGACCTGGCGCTGGACCTGCGCGCGCAGCACACGCGCCTGCACGACCTGCGCACTGAGATCGCCAACCTCACACATCTCAAGAAGAG ATTGGAGGAGGCGTGTTCCCGCGGCGACCCGGGCGTGGCGGCGTGGGTGGCGGAGGACGCCACGCTGCGGCGCCTCgtgggcggcgcgggcgtggGCGAGCGAGCCGCCAGGCTGCTGGCGCGTACTGCCAGGAACATCTACCGCCTGCGCCGGAGCCGCCAGCCCGCCAGGAAGCCAGACCTCGTCACTTTCAA GGAAAAGATGGCCTTCTTCACTCGCACCAAACCCACCATCCCAGTCCTACCCGGGGAGGAGGGAGACGACATCCTCTCAGAAGACGACTGGGAGGACGAGCTCGAAGAACGGAGGACCCCCGACGGTAGGTCCTCTAAGACCTCTTACGAACTCCGGCGAGAGGGCCAGGCTAACGTGGTGGAGTGCAAGAACCCTTGCTTGGAGGAACCCAAGGACGACACTAAGACTGAAGAAGTAAGGTATGAGATTGTTGTTGATAGAGTACTCGGTGTACAAGTTTGA